A genomic window from Phocoena sinus isolate mPhoSin1 chromosome 20, mPhoSin1.pri, whole genome shotgun sequence includes:
- the CDC27 gene encoding cell division cycle protein 27 homolog isoform X4, whose protein sequence is MKFPPKIPNRKTKSKTNKGGITQPNINDSLEITKLDSAIISEGKISTITPQIQAFNLQKAAAEGLMSLLREMGKGYLALCSYNCKEAINILSHLPSHHYNTGWVLCQIGRAYFELSEYMQAERIFSEVRRIENYRVEGMEIYSTTLWHLQKDVALSVLSKDLTDMDKNSPEAWCAAGNCFSLQREHDIAIKFFQRAIQVDPNYAYAYTLLGHEFVLTEELDKALACFRNAIRVNPRHYNAWYGLGMIYYKQEKFSLAEMHFQKALDINPQSSVLLCHIGVVQHALKKSEKALDTLNKAIVIDPKNPLCKFHRASVLFANEKYKSALQELEELKQIVPKESLVYFLIGKVYKKLGQTHLALMNFSWAMDLDPKGANNQIKEAIDKRYLPDDEEPITQEEQIMGTDESQESSMTDADDTQLHAAESDEF, encoded by the exons atgaagtttccGCCTAAAAtcccaaacagaaaaacaaagagtaaaactAATAAAGGAGGAATAACTCAACCTAACATAAATGATAGCCTAGAAATAACTAAATTAGACTCTGCAATCATTTCAGAAGGGAAAATCTCCACAATCACACCTCAGATCCAGGCATTTAATCTACAGAAAGCAGCAGCAG AAGGTTTGATGAGCCTTCTTCGTGAAATGGGGAAAGGTTATTTAGCTTTGTGCTCATACAACTGCAAAGAAGCTATAAATATCTTGAGCCACCTACCTTCTCACCACTACAATACTGGTTGGGTCCTGTGCCAGATTGGAAGGGCCTATTTTGAACTTTCAGAGTACATGCAA GCTGAAAGAATATTCTCAGAGGTTAGAAGAATTGAGAATTACAGAGTCGAAGGCATGGAGATCTACTCTACAACACTTTGGCATCTTCAAAAGGATGTTGCTCTTTCAGTTCTTTCGAAAGACTTAACAGATATGGATAAAAATTCACCAGAG gCCTGGTGTGCTGCAGGGAACTGTTTCAGTTTGCAACGGGAACATGATATTGCGATTAAATTCTTCCAGAGAGCTATCCAGGTTGATCCAAATTATGCTTATGCCTATACTCTATTAGGGCATGAGTTTGTGTTAACTGAAGAATTAGACAAAGCATTAGCTTGTTTTCGAAATGCTATCAGAGTCAATCCTAGACATTATAATGCATG GTATGGTTTAGGAATGATTTATTACAAGCAAGAAAAATTCAGCCTTGCAGAAATGCATTTCCAGAAAGCACTTGACATCAACCCTCAAAGTTCAGTTTTGCTTTGCCACATTGGAGTA GTTCAGCACGCactgaaaaaatctgaaaaggcttTGGATACCCTAAACAAAGCCATTGTTATTGATCCTAAGAACCCTCTATGCAAATTTCACAGAGCCTCagttttatttgcaaatgaaaaatataag tCTGCTTTACAAGAACTTGAAGAATTGAAACAAATTGTTCCCAAAGAGTCCCTCGTTTACTTCTTAATAGGAAAG GTTTACAAGAAGTTAGGTCAAACGCACCTCGCCCTGATGAATTTCTCTTGGGCTATGGATTTAGATCCTAAAGGAGCCAATAACCAGATTAAAGAGGCAATTGATAAGCGCTACCTTCCAGATGATGAGGAGCCAATCACCCaagaggaacagatca tgggaaCAGATGAATCCCAGGAGAGCAGCATGACAGATGCGGATGACACACAACTTCATGCAGCTGAAAGTGATGAATTTTAA